A segment of the Leptolyngbya sp. NIES-3755 genome:
TTTTAATCACTGCTTGATAATCCTCAGCGGTCAAACTTACTCTAGTAAACTGAGTCAGGTTTTCGGTCAAAAGATAATCAGCAGTCGCGGGACTGACTCGGTAAGGAGGCGGCAGTCGTGTCAGAATACTGTACGATTCCGCTAAGCTGTGGGTTGAGATGAAACCCTCGATCGTTTGATCCATCCGAACTCGATCGAGCCAAGCTTTGCACAGAGCGTACATCTGGTGATCTTTAGCGAGAGAGGCAACGATGACATTGGTGTCAAATGAAATTCTCACCATCCACCCAGTTCCCGAATCCTTTCTTCACGCATATCATCCACGATTGAGGCGGGCAGATTCCCGCCATAGGATTTGATGACAGGGACACCGTTTACGTATTCTAGCTCCGCTTCCGGTTGATCCGATTCAGACTCGTCTTGGGGTTGAGCATCTGGAACATTGCTAAGAAGGTGCTCAATCCGTTGAAATTGGTCGAGCGGAATCTGAACAGCGATCGCTTCACCCTGTTCGTTAAACACATATTGCTTATCAATGTCCAGCATTTTGCAAACTCCCAGACGATAATGAATCGATCATATCTCTCGGTCACGTAACCGTGTGCCGAAGGCATCGCATAATTGCGCTGGCACTGCTTCATGGGCGATCGAGATCTTGAGCCTTAGCTTCGATATGTAGGATGCGATCGCCCTGCTACACGGGTACGTGTTCGCCATTGCCTGCCTGATCTCAATCCCTTTAATTTTAAATTTTGCTCATTTCACCAGCTACTCATAATGCGTCCACATCCGCAAAATCTTCACCGTATTCTCAGACTCAATAATTTCGTAAACTAAGCGATGTTGAATATTGATCCGCCGCGAATATGCCCCCTCTAGATCTCCGATTAATTTCTCGAAAGGCGGCGGATTCTGCCAAGGATCTTCTTGCAAGATATCCAGTAATTCCTGTGCTTTCTCTCGTAAGTTGCTGGAAGCGAGTTTTTTAGCGTCTTTCTGTGCTTGTTTGGTGTAGACCAGTTCCCAACTCACCACTCCAACTCCCGATCGCACTCTTCGATCGGGGTTGCCAATCCTTCCCGAATCGACTCTCGCATTCCTGGCACTGAGAGCAGATAAAGTGTTTCTTGTACTGCTGCCCAATCCGCTTCAGAGAGCAATACCGCATTACTGCTTTGTCCTGCAATCACAATCGGCTGATGCGACTGGCTAACTGCATCGATCAGATCCTGCAATTGCTGTCGGGCTTGATCAATTGGAATCATGGTCTTTTCGCTAAACCTGCATCTCTAAATGATATCTGCTCAAGCTGGATAGCGATCGAGATCTTGAGCCTTAACTTCGAGACATGGGGTATGCGATCGCGTATACTTTTGCTCACTGCAATAATTTCGATTTCACTAGCAGGTTGATTACATTCTCTCGCTGCGTTGCTATCTCGCCCCGGAATGGAATTCGGGGCTAACAGTGCGAATCCACTGAAGGGGACTGGAGTTATTTAGACGATGGCAAAGCATCGGGTTCTAGGTGGGGGAAAATCGTGTTCTCGGCGTGGTGGCGTTTTTGGTTTTGAGCATAAGCGATCGCTGCTTCAAGATTTTTCTGACTCACCGAAAAGACTCCATACTCGTTCTGCCATTTGAATTTGGCATTGGGGTTTGGATCATTTGCATTCACCTATCGGGCACTGCTGCCTTTAATCAACCGAACATAATCGGAAAGGGCAAGGCTGGACGGAGTAGAAACAATCAGGTGAAGATGATCTTCGATTCCGCCAACGGCATGAAGATGCCCACCCAATTCATTAGTCTTGTGCTGAATGAATCGATAAAGTGATGCTTCTTGATCGGGTGTAATCAACGGAAAACGATCGTGAGTTGCCCAAACGAAATGATAGTAAAGTTTCCAAAGCGGCATGATGCGATCGCCTATCCTGATCGCAATTTTCTCAATTTCGCTCAAAGAATACAACGTGGATTAAGATTAAGTTACTCTGAGTAGCAAAACAATGTCTGTTTCTCAAGAACGCTTAAATTATCCATCTGCTGAAGTGCTGGCATATATGGAACAGCAAGCAGAAGAATTTGAGAAAATGCGATCGCAACTCGTCAAAACGCATCTCGGTCAATATGTTTGGTTTGAATCGGGTCAAGTGCTAGATGCTGACAAAGATTTTGAGGCTCTCGCGATTCGGGTTTGTCAAGAAGACGAAAATCGACCCTTGTTTATTAAAAAAGTTTTACTCCAAGATCCGCATCTAATTGTTAGAACACCGTTTCGCTAGTTGAGCTTCCGTGGGTACACACCAATACACTTTTCTGACTGCTGATATTCCACCCATTCCGTTACTGTCTGTACAGTTAGCAACGCCGGGAATTGAACCAAGAAGAACGATCGACACCCAAGCAATTCTAGACACGGGTTCTGATTGTACGCTCATTCCACTGCCATTGTTGATGCAAGTGAATGCAAGAATTATTGGTCGGTCGATACGAATTCCGGTTGCGGGGGAGAAGGCGATCGCCATTCCTCATCTAGTCGGGTTGCAGTTCGACCAGTACCGTTTCGCAGGGGTCGAAGTCTTTGGCTGTTCGATCAATGATATTGGCGAACTGCTAATCATTGGACGCGATGTGATGAATCAGTATCGGATTGAGTTTGATGGTCAGAGTTTGACGTTTACGATTTTTTAGGGGAATGCGATCGAGATCTTGAGCCTTAGCTTCGATATATAGGATGCGATCGCGAATGCTTGTCTCGGATCGCTTCAAGCGTTAGAACCTCATTTCGCGGGTCATCTTACCGCGTGGATAAAAGCGCGACTTCTACATATTCGGGAAGCTCGATCGCATAAAAGCGATCGACCGAAAACGCATAATCCTCCCCGCTCTCGTCAATGATGCGGATTAGACCATTTGTGCTGGCTTGTTCATCTGGAATCACCTGATAAAGCTTGCCAACTTCGAGCGATGCTGGATAGCCTTCGTTGTTTAAGCAGATTGCAAAGTGGGATTGGGCTAATGGTGGCTTCATAATCAATCTAGAAACGGAAGTTTGAGCTTAAACTCGACTTTGCCGATTCCATGAGCTTCATACCAATGGATTTCAGCTAGTCGTATCGTACCGTTTTCAAGCTCGACCTGGGCAACTCCCTTCAATTTTCTCCATCTGCCGCGCCCATAGTGTTTGTGTAATCGCTTACGATCGCGAATGCCTGTCCCGACTGCAATCACTTCAATTTCACTAATCTCGCCAATAATCTCAAAATCCACGCTTCAGCCAACTAAATACGAATGTGATTCTGAACAATAGCAGGATTTGATCGAGAAATTTGAAGGAATTAGCGATCGCGAAAAGTCACTGCACAAATTGAAGTTTGGCTAATACAAGCCGAATTTGCCCATAGTTATATTTCCTGTCTACATGATCATAAATATTTCTCAGCGATTCAGTTCCAAGAGTTTCAAAAGCTTGCATGATTTCAGTCTGACCCTCTTGCGTAACTTCGCGATCAATGTCAATCTCTTCGCCCCTCAAAATCAATTCAGAGAGTCTAGTAAGAATTGTCGGTTCTTGAGAGTTCCGTATTTGAGCAATCTCTAAAGCTGATAGTCCATGAAGATGCAACGTTAGTATGTCATGTGCATATTCAGGAGATTTGCTTTGTCTTGCAATCCAGCCTTTAGGACAAAGAACAGGGCGCTGTCCTCGCATTACTGCCAAACTCGCATCGTTCAACTGTAGTACACGTTTGTTGCCTCTTTGCCTATCTTCTTGAACTAAACTTTGAAAAAGTAACCATTGAGCCAATAATCTCCAATCCTCTACCGATCTTTCTCTTCCAATTCCATAAGTAGAGAGTTCGCAGTGTCCGTGTTGAATGACATCCTGATTCTTTAAGCCTCGAAGAACCTCGATCGTGTAGTTGATCCCAAAGTTTTGACCACGTTGTTGAAAACGGGCAATACAAGACAGAAATTTTTGAGCGTCGATTGTCCAGTCAAGTCTCAGATTTGAGTTATCGATCACAGTACTCATGGAGGAACTTCTTAATGCTAATTACTGAAGTATCTTTCCCATTCACTCTCACCGCTTAACAATCTCGTTCTGCAAAATTATCAAACAGTTATCTCTAATTTTTCAGAGATAACAGAAGCCTGAGATTTGAGGTCTAGCTTGGGAACACTAATGGATGTTAATTCTTACTTCTAGGGAAGCGTTACAGGATATGCTTGATGGGCAGTTTGCGAGTGTGAAAACCACTCACGCGCTTGAATACTACAAAAATCACTGCGAATTTCTTGGCTATACCGTTGAGGAGACAGAGGAATTTTCAATTTACTGCCGCCACTCTCGGAAGGATGCCTTGAGGCTTATTCTATTGAATAGAGGCGCTGGAGTTATGGCGCAGATCATCTATGGATTTCCCAAGCATTTGCATCATGACTTGAATGCGCTTTACATGTACGCGAATGACCTGAACGGTATGTTCTACTTCATGAAAGCTTACGTTCGTATCTTTGATGACAACCCTCCTGCTCTATTTTTCACCTCTGTATTTGAAGGAGATTACAATCGGCAAAACTTTGCTGTCTTCCTCGAAAACATATACGAGGATATGGACAAATGGGCTAATTATCTTAAAACTGCGGATCTGTGGCGTTCTCCAGATGAGAATTCTTAAAAGTCCTTTGCTCAATCGCGTCACACTGATGCACTCAAAAGCAAAAGACCTACGTTTCTTTGGAAGCTTGGGTCTTTTCTAATCTAAACAAAAAAGTGTCTTTGAGATTTTTAACGATGAGAATCAAGCGATTGACTGATGGAATAAGGATGGTGTGATCTCCGTCAATCCAGCACAAACTTGTGATGGTTACGGTGAGAGTTGTTAGGGTTAACTCTCATGAAGATTTTAGGATGGTGTATTGGATTGTCGCTGGCACTATGGAGTGTGCCTGCAAAGGCGGAGAATTGGCAAATTGTTTCTACCTCAGTTGAGGGAGCAATTACAGAAATAAATTTTGATTCCCTTGAACATCAAGGAGCAAACGCCCTGTATGTATTGCGTTATTTCTTACGCTACCCGGAGTCCAATAAGGCTCAGGTCTATGTAGTGGAGATGGAAACAAACTGCCAAACGTTCAAAGAACGGAAGTTGCAATGGGCTGCATACACCTTGAATGGAAAGCGCTTACACACTCAGAAAAAGCCGGAGCGGTGGGAATCAATTCTTTTAGGATCAGTCTCGCATCGAGTTTATACTCGTGTCTGCCCAAGCCGATAAAACAGTGCTGATATCGCTAGGGGAAACAATCAGTCCGATACTACTGCTCAACGTTGCAGGCAGCCATCATTGCATTGATATGGGTGAAAATCCGATCGAGTTCTGCGATCGCATCGAGTTCCCCAATCTCTTCAAGCGCCAGTTGATCCGCTTTCTTTTTCTCTAGCAATTCTTCCATCCGAAGCTGTAGCGCATCGCTAAACTTAAACAAATTCCATGCACCAACTTTCTCGATTTTGATCTCATGTAAAATTGAGGATGGTTTGTTCAGAACTGCGCTCATTGCAACCTCTCCAATGCTTTATCGTTATTCTATTCGATCGCCCATCAAAAAAGACCCACACCAAACGATGCAGGTCTTTTTAATCAACTAACCTCAGAACTTAAACAACTTCGCAAGTTCCGCCAGCCGCTTCGATCTTCGACTTCGCGCCCTCAGTAAACGCCGCAGCTTTCACACTCAGCTTCACCGACAACTCACCATCGCCCAAAATCTTCAGCGGACCATCATCCTGAGTCACAATCCCCGCATCCATCAGCGAAGATAACGTCACCTCAGAATCAGCAGCCAACTCAGCCAAATCGCCCACATTCACCGCCGTAAAGAACTTCCGATTGATCACCGTAAAGTACTTCAACTTCGGCAAGCGACGATACAGAGGCGTTTGACCCCCTTCAAACCCCGGACGAGTCGGACGACCCGATCGAGATTTTTGACCCCGCATTCCAAACCCACCACTCGCACCTTGACCCGCAGAAATCCCGCGACCGATGCGACGTTTGCGCTTGGTTGAGCCTGGTTGTGGCACAGCATCTTCTAATCTCATGATCTCGTGCCTCCTAAACGCCGTAAAGTTGTTCAACCGGAATGCCGCGCTCTTG
Coding sequences within it:
- a CDS encoding PilT protein domain protein (similar to AA sequence:cyanobase_aa:LBDG_49340), whose product is MVRISFDTNVIVASLAKDHQMYALCKAWLDRVRMDQTIEGFISTHSLAESYSILTRLPPPYRVSPATADYLLTENLTQFTRVSLTAEDYQAVIKKVVQLNISGSGIYDALIAEAALKANVNSLLTFNAKHFTRLGPDIAQLVQIPS
- a CDS encoding hypothetical protein (similar to AA sequence:cyanobase_aa:LBDG_49330), with product MLDIDKQYVFNEQGEAIAVQIPLDQFQRIEHLLSNVPDAQPQDESESDQPEAELEYVNGVPVIKSYGGNLPASIVDDMREERIRELGGW
- a CDS encoding addiction module toxin, Txe/YoeB family (similar to AA sequence:cyanobase_aa:SYNPCC7002_A0836), encoding MSWELVYTKQAQKDAKKLASSNLREKAQELLDILQEDPWQNPPPFEKLIGDLEGAYSRRINIQHRLVYEIIESENTVKILRMWTHYE
- a CDS encoding prevent-host-death family protein (similar to AA sequence:cyanobase_aa:LBDG_49380), which encodes MIPIDQARQQLQDLIDAVSQSHQPIVIAGQSSNAVLLSEADWAAVQETLYLLSVPGMRESIREGLATPIEECDRELEW
- a CDS encoding transposase IS200 (similar to AA sequence:cyanobase_aa:LBDG_31860), which translates into the protein MPLWKLYYHFVWATHDRFPLITPDQEASLYRFIQHKTNELGGHLHAVGGIEDHLHLIVSTPSSLALSDYVRLIKGSSAR
- a CDS encoding hypothetical protein (similar to AA sequence:cyanobase_aa:PCC7424_4454), whose amino-acid sequence is MSVSQERLNYPSAEVLAYMEQQAEEFEKMRSQLVKTHLGQYVWFESGQVLDADKDFEALAIRVCQEDENRPLFIKKVLLQDPHLIVRTPFR
- a CDS encoding peptidase A2A retrovirus catalytic (similar to AA sequence:cyanobase_aa:PCC7424_4455), giving the protein MGTHQYTFLTADIPPIPLLSVQLATPGIEPRRTIDTQAILDTGSDCTLIPLPLLMQVNARIIGRSIRIPVAGEKAIAIPHLVGLQFDQYRFAGVEVFGCSINDIGELLIIGRDVMNQYRIEFDGQSLTFTIF
- a CDS encoding hypothetical protein (similar to AA sequence:cyanobase_aa:MAE04340) yields the protein MKPPLAQSHFAICLNNEGYPASLEVGKLYQVIPDEQASTNGLIRIIDESGEDYAFSVDRFYAIELPEYVEVALLSTR
- a CDS encoding hypothetical protein (similar to AA sequence:cyanobase_aa:MAE04350); translated protein: MDFEIIGEISEIEVIAVGTGIRDRKRLHKHYGRGRWRKLKGVAQVELENGTIRLAEIHWYEAHGIGKVEFKLKLPFLD
- a CDS encoding ATP-dependent DNA helicase RecQ (similar to AA sequence:cyanobase_aa:LBDG_25890), whose protein sequence is MSTVIDNSNLRLDWTIDAQKFLSCIARFQQRGQNFGINYTIEVLRGLKNQDVIQHGHCELSTYGIGRERSVEDWRLLAQWLLFQSLVQEDRQRGNKRVLQLNDASLAVMRGQRPVLCPKGWIARQSKSPEYAHDILTLHLHGLSALEIAQIRNSQEPTILTRLSELILRGEEIDIDREVTQEGQTEIMQAFETLGTESLRNIYDHVDRKYNYGQIRLVLAKLQFVQ
- a CDS encoding hypothetical protein (similar to AA sequence:cyanobase_aa:Cyan7425_4640) gives rise to the protein MSAVLNKPSSILHEIKIEKVGAWNLFKFSDALQLRMEELLEKKKADQLALEEIGELDAIAELDRIFTHINAMMAACNVEQ
- a CDS encoding 50S ribosomal protein L15 (similar to AA sequence:cyanobase_aa:LBDG_49300); protein product: MRLEDAVPQPGSTKRKRRIGRGISAGQGASGGFGMRGQKSRSGRPTRPGFEGGQTPLYRRLPKLKYFTVINRKFFTAVNVGDLAELAADSEVTLSSLMDAGIVTQDDGPLKILGDGELSVKLSVKAAAFTEGAKSKIEAAGGTCEVV